The DNA window ATAATCGCCGGCTTGATGAGAAAAATGGTCATTGATCCATTTAAATTTGTCAAAATCTAAATAGCAAAGGGCAAACGACGTGCCACTCGCGATCAGCTCATCGATCTGCCGCTCGAAATAGCTGCGGTTGGCGATGCCGGTGAGTGAATCAAAGTAGGCAAGCTGGCGCAGCTTTTCTTCATACCGCTTCCGCTCGCTAATATTTTTCACCGTGACAATGACGCAGTCAAGCACGCCTTCTTCATCAACGATCGCTTTTCCTTGCGCCTCCATCCAAACCCATTCGCCATGCTCGTCTCGCTTGCGGAACTCTGCGGTTTGCGCCTCGTATGTATCATACAGCTCAGCCAGTTTTTGCGTTACAACCGGCACGTCATCGGGGTGGACAAACGCCAACACCTCATCGTAGGAGACTGGATGGCGCTTGTTTGTTTTTCGCTTCCATGACGGCGGGATGTACGACAATTCACGATGGCGGGAAAAAATCAGGACATAGTCGTTCGAATGTTCGACGATCAGCTGCAGGCGCCGCTCCGCTTCAGCAAGCCGCGCTTGCAACCCATCGACCGCGGCTTGGCGGCGCAGGACGCATAACATGGCCGCCGGTTGGCCGCGCTCGTCGATGATTGGCGACACGCCGGCTATAAAAGCGCCGCCGGGCAATTCAATCTGAAAAGCGGCCATCTGTTCTTTCATCCGTCCGGCCAACGCTCGTCCCTCAGCGGCGAGCGCCTTTTCCTCGTCCCGGCTCAGGGCCAGACGGTCAAAGGCTGGATTTTGATAAATGATGACGCCTTGCCAATTCAAGATGACAACTGCTTCCGTGAAGTGATGGAAAAAGGCTGTATACTTGTCCATGCGATGGTTACCTCGCCATTAATCGAAATATGCCGTGATCCTCACTTCCATTTTTACGAAAACACGAGCAAAAATCAACAAATTTCGCAAAAATTTTGCCAAAAACATGAAACTGCCCGCTAGCGGCCGGCAGTCACCCCGTTTGCCGCTGGCGGGCTTTGAGCGGACACGTTTGGCAACACGTTCCCCCTTTTGTTTGCACGTACAAGCAGCACGTCGTCCGTTGCATGCCGCTCGCTCCTTTAAAGAAGCGGCGGAGCGGATTGTCCTTTTGGCCAAACAGGCGGCCATCAGCTTCATGAACGAGAAAACGGAAATCGTCCCGCAGCCGGTCGGCGACCGGGGCAAGCGACTCATCCTCCAACCAACGTTCATATACCCAATACACATAAATCGCGACATTTTCCCATAAGATGAGGGGCGATATGCGCGTCAGACGCCGCAACCGGGCGATAAGCGGAGCAAACAAACCGGCGAACACGTCGCGAACGGCTTGCTCGCGCCAGCGGCTGCGCTCAATGCCGCACATCTCCGCTTCCGGCGGCTCAAGGCGAAAACGCGGCATCCACATTTCCCCTTCACCGTCCGTATCCAACCAAATGCGCCCAGGCTCGAGCACAAGCCGCTTGTTCCATGCCGACATGGCGTATAAAGCCATCGGCGCTAAAAAGCTTAGGCGCTTGACAAGCATCGACGCCGCAACGGCGTCATTCGCCGCTCCCATCTCCTCACGCACGTGCGCGACATACTTAGCGAGCTGTTCGTCATCATGAAGCAGCCAGGCAAGCAACATCGATGACGAGACATTGGCAGTCTTGCTTGAAAAACGGTACGTTTCCAACGCTTTGACTTCTTCTCCGCTTAACCTCATCACGATACGCCTTCTTTCTGTAGGATGCGCCGCCCTTTTCCGTACGGAATGCAAAGCGGGGTGCCAAAGAGCGGATCGTACGTAATTTGGCAGTCCATCTGAAACACGTCTTTTACGAGCTGGCGGGAAATGACATCTTCTGGCTTCCCTTCGGCGTACACTGCTTTGTCGCGAATGGCGACGAGATGATGCGCATAACGGCAGGCCAAGTTTAAGTCATGGAGCACCATGACGATCGTCCGTCGTTCTTTTTCATTCAGCTCAAACAATAAATCTAAAATGTCAATTTGATGTGCCAAATCAAGATACGTCGTCGGCTCGTCAAGCAAGATGATGTCCGTTTCTTGCGCCAGCGTCATAGCGATCCACGCGCGTTGACGTTGTCCTCCGGAAAGCGAATCAACCGGCCGCTCGGCGAGCTCTGTAAGCCCGGTCGCCGCCAAAGCGCGCGCAACGGCACGCTCATCTTCTTCGCTCCATTGCTTGAGCCACGTTTGGTATGGGTAACGCCCTTGCTTGACGAGCTGCAGCACGGTCAGCCCTTCCGGAGCGACAGGCGACTGCGGCAAAATGGCCAACCGGCGGGCGATTTCCTTGGTCGGCTGTTTGGCAATCTCTTTTCCATCAAGCAAAACGGCGCCGCCTGTCGGCTTCAACAGACGAGCCAAGGCGCGCAGCAGCGTCGACTTGCCACAGCCGTTCGCGCCAATCAACACCGTCATTTTCCCTTTTGGAATCGTTAAATGCAATCGGTCAATAATGAGCGTTTCCCCGTACGATAAAGTCAATTCTTTCGCCTGCAGCGCGTGCATGCCTGCCTGCCTCCTTCATTTATGCTTTCCGACTTTGATACAATAAATAAATAAAATATGGCGCGCCGAGTGCGGCGGTAAATACGCCCGCTGGAATTTCTGTCGGCGCTAACAGCATTCGCCCGGCGAGATCCGCCCCCATGACTAGCACGCCGCCGAACAGCGCAGCCGTCGGAAGCAGCGCGCCAAACGCCGAACCAACAAGCCGGCGCGCCATATGCGGCGCCATCAGCCCAACAAATCCGATGCCGCCGGCGAAGGCGACCGCCCCCCCAGTGAGCGCTGTGCTCAGCAACACAAGCCCTAACCGTTGCCGTTCGACCGCGCTGCCAAGCCCGATCGCCAGCTCGCCTCCTAGCTCCTGCACATTGACGTGTCGGGCCGCGAGCACGGCCACAAGAAGCAGCCCAATGACCGATGGCGCCATGAACGAGACGTGCTGCCAAGATGCGCCATATACACTGCCGGTGATCCAAACATTCGCCTGGCTCGCCCGGTAAATCGGCCCGACGATCATCAATAACGTTGTCAACGCCTGCATCAGCGCGGAAATGCCGATGCCGATCAGCACGAGCCGAAGCGGGGCGAGGCCGTTTTTCCACGCCAGCATATACACCAACCAGGCGGCGGCCGTAGCCCCCAAAAAGGCCGCGAGCGGCAGCCAGTGGATGCTGACGGTGAGGGAGTTGTTTTCGTCGCTAAACAGCGCCAAAAAAGCGACGACCGCAGCCGCCGCCCCGCCGGTAATGCCAAGCACATCCGGCGAAGCGAGCGGATTGCGCACCATCCCTTGCAAAATCGCTCCCGCTGCCGCAAGCGCCATTCCAGCCAGCCAGGCAACCAACACGCGCGGCAGTCGGAACGTCAAAATGACCGTCTGATGAATTTCCTCTCCATAGCCAAGCAGCGCAGCGGCGGCTTTCAATGGCGAAATGCGCATCTCCCCGCTGCCGATGCTGACGAGAAAAAGCAGAACCGCCGCCGCCCCGAGCGCGGCGATCACGACGGCCGCTTTTTTGTCATAGAAAAACGATACATAGCTTCCCATCCGGACAGTGACGTATTTTTTCATTTTGCGGTGATCCCCCTGCGGGCAATGTAGACGAAAAATGGAACGCCGATCAACGCGGTGACAATGCCGACTGGCACTTCGCGCGGCATGAGCACATAACGCGCCCCAATATCAGCAGCCAAAAGCAAAATTCCGCCGAGCAAGGCGCAGTACGGAAGCAGCCAGCGGTGGTCGATGCCGGCCAGGGCCCGCGCCATATGCGGCACCATAATGCCGATAAAGCCGATCGGACCAGCAACAGCGACCGAGCCGCCGGCGAGCAGGACGACTAACAGGGCGGCGGCAGCCTTGATCACATTCGTCCGCTGCCCGAGTCCTTTCGCTACATCGTCTCCCATCATTAAGATGTTGACATGGCGCGCCAACAGCATGGCTCCGAGCCAGGCGGCGGCCAAATAGGGAAAAACGGCGGCCAATAGCTCCAGCTTCCTGCCGGCGACTGACCCGGCCAGCCAAAAGAGCACTTCTTCGAGCGCCTTTTCGTTCATCGCCAACATCCCTTGCGTCAACGAGGCAAATAAGGCAGCGACTGCTGTGCCGGCAAGCGTCATCTTCAGCGGTGTCAGCCCGTCTTTCCCTGCAGCGCTGATCACAAACACGATCGCCGCCGCGGCCGCCGCCCCAATAAACGCGACCCATGACAACATTTGCAATGAAGAGATGGAAAAAAACGTGACCATCACGACAATGAAAAAGCCAGCCCCGGCATTAATACCAAAAATGCCCGGCGAAGCGAGCGGGTTTCGCGTCAGCGCCTGCATGAGCGCCCCGGCCATCGCTAGGCTCGCGCCGACCGCCGCGGCAATGAGCGCCCGCGGCAACCGGACCGTCGCCACAACCAAATGGGCGTTCGAACCGTTGTTGTCGATCAAGGCGGCTATCGCCTGCCGCCAGTTCGTATCGGTATACCCGTACACGACGCTCATCCACATGGCGGTAAGAAACAAGATGAACAGCCCAATGAGGCCAAACGCTTTTTGACGGTTTGTTGCTAACATCCCCCCGAGGTCTCCCTTGCTTCATTAATGATATATCTACCGTTAAGTCTATTTGATAATGACTCTCATCGTCAATATTTTTTGCCATCTTTTTATGATATTCTCATGATTTTTTCATTTTTTATTGACAATGATTATCACTGTTATTTATTATATTAGCGTAAATGAAACTCATTATCAACACCAAAGGGGGATTTCACTGTGAAACGGAAACATCTCACTCTTCTTTCCGCCTTCATCCTTTCTCTCCTTCTTCTCGCCGGGTGCGGCGGAAAACAGGAAGAAACGGCCAAACCGAAGGAAAGCAATGAACCGAAAGCGGAAGAAAGCTACACAGTCGAACACGCCATGGGCACGACAGAAATCAAAGGAACGCCAAAACGAGTCGTCATTTTAACGAACGAAGGAACGGAAGCGCTGCTTGCGCTAGGCGTGAAACCGGTCGGCGCGGTCAAATCGTGGACTGGCGATCCGTGGTATGACCACATTAAAGACAAAATGGATGGCGTCAAAGAGCTCGGTTTGGAATCGGAGCCGAGCGTTGAAGCGATCGCTGCTTTAAAACCGGACTTAATCATCGGCAACAAAATGCGCCATGAAAAAATTTATGAACAGTTGAAACAAATCGCCCCAACCGTGTTCGCTGAAACGCTGCGCGGCAACTGGAAAGACAACTTTATGCTCTATGCCAAAGCGGTGAATCAAGAAGAGAAAGGGAAGCAAGTGATTGCTGAATACGACAAGCGCATTGAGGACTTAAAAGCGAAACTCGGCGACAAGCTGAAGATGAAAGTGTCGGTCGTCCGCTTTATGGCTGGTGACGTCCGCATCTACCATAAAGACTCGTTCTCCGGCGTCATTTTGGACCAACTCGGCTTCGCCCGCCCGGAATCGCAAAACGTGAACGACTTCGCGGAAACCGGCGTGACGAAAGAACGCATCCCGGCCATGGACGGCGACATCCTGTTCTATTTTACATATGAAACAGGTGACGGCAAAGCAAGCGAACTCGAAAAAGAATGGATCAACGATCCGCTCTTTCAAAACTTAAACGTCGCGAAACAAGGCAAGGTGTACAAAGTGAGCGACACGATTTGGAACACGGCTGGCGGTGTGCTCGCTGCCCATCTGATGCTCGACGATATTGAGAAATATTTCTTGCAGGAACAATAATCTTACGTAAAGGCTGTGCGAAAGATTGCATACCGAATCTTCTGCACAGCCTTCCTCTTTGTTCCCTCCTCCCTTTTCCTCCGCATTCCCTACTCCCGTATCCCCGCAAAGCACCCGGGCACAAAACTGATAATTTGGATGAATTGCTTGGACATTCCGGCGCTTTATTTCTTAGGCGGCACATTCTTTGATCCGTATCCAGCCAATCAGAAGAATGGGTTATTTTGTATTATCTTCGAATCGCGCGATGGTGGCCGAGCCATTTTTCGGACTCTTTTCGTTCGAACGTCTTGGGGCATTTTGGATGCTCATGTTCGCGCTCGTATGTACTATCGCTTCTCTCCTTTCCTTCTTATTGATCCACTTGGCGGCGCAACAAGTGAAACGGCCGGCTGCAAAGCGGCAACTCCGACTCTCGCTGAAGCAGATGATTGAACCTTCCGTTCTCCCGCTAGCGCTGATCGGTGCATTGTTTGCCTTGGCGTACGCCCCTGTGCTGTCGTTTGTGTCAGTGTACGCCAAATCGCTTCATTTCGGAGAGAGCGGCAACTTATTTTTCGTGATTTATGCCGCCGTGCTGCTTGTTTCGCGCCCGTTTACCGGAAGGTGGTTTGACGCACGCGGTCCGAAAGCGCTCGTCGTATTTTGCACAGCATCGTTTGCGATTGGACTGCTTTTGTTAAGCATGGCAAAAACAGCGGAAGTGTATCTGTTGAGCGCCGCGCTCATCGGAATGGGATGGGGGAATTTGTTTCCGATTTTACAGACGATGGCGATTCAATCAGGCCCTTTGTCGCGCAGTTCTTCTTCTCTCGGCACGTTTTTATCGGTGTTCGACGTTGGAATCAGCGCCGGATCGTTTCTTACCGGTGTGCTGATGGCTTCGTTCGGATTTCGGACATTATATGCGGCTGATGCAGCGTTTTTGCTTGTTGTGTTTATCCTTT is part of the Geobacillus sp. 46C-IIa genome and encodes:
- a CDS encoding IucA/IucC family C-terminal-domain containing protein, which gives rise to MRLSGEEVKALETYRFSSKTANVSSSMLLAWLLHDDEQLAKYVAHVREEMGAANDAVAASMLVKRLSFLAPMALYAMSAWNKRLVLEPGRIWLDTDGEGEMWMPRFRLEPPEAEMCGIERSRWREQAVRDVFAGLFAPLIARLRRLTRISPLILWENVAIYVYWVYERWLEDESLAPVADRLRDDFRFLVHEADGRLFGQKDNPLRRFFKGASGMQRTTCCLYVQTKGGTCCQTCPLKARQRQTG
- a CDS encoding iron ABC transporter permease; this encodes MKKYVTVRMGSYVSFFYDKKAAVVIAALGAAAVLLFLVSIGSGEMRISPLKAAAALLGYGEEIHQTVILTFRLPRVLVAWLAGMALAAAGAILQGMVRNPLASPDVLGITGGAAAAVVAFLALFSDENNSLTVSIHWLPLAAFLGATAAAWLVYMLAWKNGLAPLRLVLIGIGISALMQALTTLLMIVGPIYRASQANVWITGSVYGASWQHVSFMAPSVIGLLLVAVLAARHVNVQELGGELAIGLGSAVERQRLGLVLLSTALTGGAVAFAGGIGFVGLMAPHMARRLVGSAFGALLPTAALFGGVLVMGADLAGRMLLAPTEIPAGVFTAALGAPYFIYLLYQSRKA
- a CDS encoding ABC transporter substrate-binding protein; translated protein: MKRKHLTLLSAFILSLLLLAGCGGKQEETAKPKESNEPKAEESYTVEHAMGTTEIKGTPKRVVILTNEGTEALLALGVKPVGAVKSWTGDPWYDHIKDKMDGVKELGLESEPSVEAIAALKPDLIIGNKMRHEKIYEQLKQIAPTVFAETLRGNWKDNFMLYAKAVNQEEKGKQVIAEYDKRIEDLKAKLGDKLKMKVSVVRFMAGDVRIYHKDSFSGVILDQLGFARPESQNVNDFAETGVTKERIPAMDGDILFYFTYETGDGKASELEKEWINDPLFQNLNVAKQGKVYKVSDTIWNTAGGVLAAHLMLDDIEKYFLQEQ
- a CDS encoding ABC transporter ATP-binding protein — protein: MHALQAKELTLSYGETLIIDRLHLTIPKGKMTVLIGANGCGKSTLLRALARLLKPTGGAVLLDGKEIAKQPTKEIARRLAILPQSPVAPEGLTVLQLVKQGRYPYQTWLKQWSEEDERAVARALAATGLTELAERPVDSLSGGQRQRAWIAMTLAQETDIILLDEPTTYLDLAHQIDILDLLFELNEKERRTIVMVLHDLNLACRYAHHLVAIRDKAVYAEGKPEDVISRQLVKDVFQMDCQITYDPLFGTPLCIPYGKGRRILQKEGVS
- a CDS encoding MFS transporter; the encoded protein is MVAEPFFGLFSFERLGAFWMLMFALVCTIASLLSFLLIHLAAQQVKRPAAKRQLRLSLKQMIEPSVLPLALIGALFALAYAPVLSFVSVYAKSLHFGESGNLFFVIYAAVLLVSRPFTGRWFDARGPKALVVFCTASFAIGLLLLSMAKTAEVYLLSAALIGMGWGNLFPILQTMAIQSGPLSRSSSSLGTFLSVFDVGISAGSFLTGVLMASFGFRTLYAADAAFLLVVFILYFSMVGKKPKKEYSHARQEHA
- a CDS encoding iron ABC transporter permease is translated as MLATNRQKAFGLIGLFILFLTAMWMSVVYGYTDTNWRQAIAALIDNNGSNAHLVVATVRLPRALIAAAVGASLAMAGALMQALTRNPLASPGIFGINAGAGFFIVVMVTFFSISSLQMLSWVAFIGAAAAAAIVFVISAAGKDGLTPLKMTLAGTAVAALFASLTQGMLAMNEKALEEVLFWLAGSVAGRKLELLAAVFPYLAAAWLGAMLLARHVNILMMGDDVAKGLGQRTNVIKAAAALLVVLLAGGSVAVAGPIGFIGIMVPHMARALAGIDHRWLLPYCALLGGILLLAADIGARYVLMPREVPVGIVTALIGVPFFVYIARRGITAK